The genome window GGCTGGCTGATACTCACTCTGGCAGTGCTGTTTTACAGCCTGTGCTGGGGCGCTTTTCGCCGTCTGATTTTTACCTTTCAGCCTGCGCTGCTGACCGATGGGCTTTTCAACTTTGCCGTTATGCAAACCCTGTTTTATCTCCCTTTCTTCTGGCTTGGCGCGCTCGTCTGGCGCAATCCGGCGCTGAAGGCGCGCTTTGTGCGCTTTAATCCGTGGGCGCTAATCGGCTCGGTGCTGGCATTCTTCGCCTATATGGCCAACCAGCGCTACAGCAGCGGCGAAGGCTGGATGTATGAAATTGATGCGGTGGTATCAATGCTCATGGGTCTGTGGATGGTTAACGTGGTATTTTCCTTTGGGCATCGCTTCCTGAATGCCCATTCAGCGCGCATTACCTGGCTGGTGAATGCTTCTCTGTTTATCTATCTGGTGCATCATCCGCTGACGCTACTGTACGGCATCTTTATTACGCCGCATATTCATAATAATGCGCTGGGTTTTATTGCTGGCCTGTTGTTTGTCTTCGGCATCGCCTTTGTGCTGTATGAAATTCATTTGCGCATTCCGCTGCTGCGCTTCCTGTTTTCCGGGCGAAAAGCCCGCCCCTGAGTTACAGACGGGCATGGATGCCCGCTATAGCAACCACTCTACCGGCAGACGCCAGACCAGGCGCACCAGCAGACGCTGATAAAAGCGGGTTTTCGGCTCATGCTTATGCACGATTTCCCCCGGTTCACCTTCATATTCCACCCAGTTAACCCGTCCCCATTTATCCAGCCGCAACGTCCAGGCGCGCTCACGCATCTCTTCGACAAACCGCTGATGGATATTGCTTGCCAGCGTTTCGCTCTCGATCAGCAGCCCCATTTCGGTATTCAGCACTGCCGAACGCGGATCGAAGTTAAAGGAGCCGATAAACACCTTCTGGTTATCGACGCTGAAGGTTTTGGCATGCAGGCTGGAGCCGGAATTGCCGGTAAGTCCGCGATCGTGCGGCTTCTCTTCGCTATCGGCCTGCGGCTTTAGTTCATACAGCTTAACGCCATGACGCAGCAGCTTTTTACGCCATTTGGCGTAGCCGGCATGCACCACCGATACATCGTTAGCCGCCAGTGAGTTAGTGAGGATAGCGATTTTAACGCCGCTGCGCACCAGCGCCAGCAGCTGCGCGACGCCCGCGCGCGTCGGGACAAAATAGGCGGAAATGATATCGAACTGGTGTTGCGGGCGACCAATGATTTCGATCATCCTCTGCGGCAGCAGCGTGGCGCGCCGCGCTTTGCCCAGTCCCTTACGCGGATCGTCGCTCAACAGACGCGCCGGTGCCCAGGTCATCTTTAATTCGCCGCTGTCCAGCTGCGACATATAGCCGCAGGACTGCAGGCGCTGCATATAGCGCTGCACCTGTTCGCTGTCGCGCCAGGCTTCTGGCAGCGTCACTTCCGCGCGGGAATCGTCCGGCGCTTCATCCACCACCGCGGAAAAAGCGGTCACCGCCTTGCTTTGCCAGTAGCGTTCAAAGTCAGCCGCCACCTCTTCCACCACTGGCCCGATCGCCATAACATCGAGATCGGAAAACAGCGGCTGTTTGCCTGCGCCAAAGTATTCATCGCCAATATTACGCCCGCCGACAATGGTAACCATGTCATCAACGGTCAGGCTTTTATTGTGCATGCGGCGGTTCAGGCGGGCAAAATCGCTGAGATAACCCAGCGCCCGCAGAGTGCGAAACGAGAACGGATTAAATAAGCGGATCTCGATATTGGGATGACGATTCAGTTCGCTCAGCGTTTTGTCCAGTCCCATGGTGTTGTTGTCATCCAGCAGCAAACGGACCTGGACGCCCCGGTCAGCGGCCTCCAGCAGCGCGCTGAACAGCAGCCGTCCGGACATATCGTTTTGCCAGATATAGTACTGGATATCGATGCGTTCTTCCGCCATCGACAACAGCTGATAGCGAGCAGCGAAGGCATCCAGTCCGTCGCTTAATGAATGGATACCGCTGTGCTGTGGATGTTGAACGGTACGGGGTTTAACTGCCCTGGCGAGGCGGGTACGGCTGTCTGCAGGCGTCACGTTATCCTGCGGGTAAAGCGCTTCAGCCATTATTTTTCCTTTTTTCTAAACCTGATTGTTATTATTCACCGGCTGCAGCTCCGCCGTCATCGGCCTGTTCTGAATGCTGGCGATAAAGACGATAGCTTTCCTCGTCAAAACAGACCAGCCAGACCTGCTGCGGATAGTCGTGCTGCTGCAAAAACTGGCTAATGGTTCGCAAGGCGATCGTCGCCGCCGCCGCTTTAGGGTAGCCATAAATGCCGGTGCTGATAGCGGGAAAGGCGATGGTGGCGAAGCGATGCTCTGCGGCCAGCTGCAAACTATTATTATAGGCGCTGGCCAGCAGCTCCGCTTCGCCCTGGCCGCCACCACGCCAGACCGGGCCTACGGTATGAATCACTGCACGCGCCGGTAAGTTGCCGGCTCCGGTCAGCACCGCCTCTCCGGTCGGGCAGCCGCCCCGACTCGCCGCCAGCTGGCGACACTCGGCTAACAACGCCGGTCCCGCCGCGCGATGAATTGCGCCGTCAACGCCGCCGCCGCCCAGTAAGCTGCTGTTTGCGGCGTTAACAATCACGTCTACCTGCTGACGCGTAATATCACCCTGAATAATACGTAGTCGGCTATGCATGTTTTCTCCTCGCAATATCAATGGTGAAAATCGGGTCGGGGATGCCATTTAGTCTAGACTTAGCGAAACGTTCCGCGCCTGCCTTTTTTACAGGAGAAGAACCGCATGCGAGTTACCTCATCAACCGTGCCATCGCAGCGCCATCAGCCGTCTCTGTTCAACAGCTTTTTTCAGGGCAGCTTCCCCTGCTCAACCGCCTGCCGCAAAGAGGGTAAACGTCTGGATATGATTATCAGCAGCGGGCACGATATGCTGATCCATAAAGATTATGCCGCGCTGGTGGAGCATCGTTTACTGACCGCACGCGACGGTGCACGCTGGTATCTGATCGAAAAAACGCCTGGCGAATATGACTGGTCCTCTTTTCTGCCGATGGTGCATGCCGCCAGCCAGCACGGAATTCAGGTGATCTGGGAAGTGGCGCACTTTGGTTATCCGGATCATCTCGATATCTGGTCACCCGGCTTTGTTGATGCCTTCGCCCGTTTTGCCCGCGCCATGGCGGAAGTGATGCGCAACGAGGGTATTGAGCAACCCTTTTTCACCCCCATCAATCAGATCTCCTTTTGGTCGTGGGCGGGCGCGGAGGTGGCCTGGCTTAACCCCTACGCCAGCGGACGCGGCCCGGCCCTGAAGAAACAGCTGGTGCGCGCCAGCCTGGCGGCGATCGCCGCGATACGCGAGATCTATCCGCAGGCGCGCTTTGTTTTGACGGATCCGCTGGTGCATGTTGCGCCCGCTGACCACAGCGCGGCGGCGCGTGAAGAGGCGCAGCGTCAGCACCTTTCACAGTTTGACGCCTGGGATATGCTGTGCGGCAAGCAATGCCCGGAGCTGGGCGGCAGCCCGGAGGCGCTGGATATTATCGGTCTGAACTACTATCCCGATAATCAGTGGCTCAGTAACGGCTCGCCTTTAAACGCAACGCACGCCGCCTGGCGTCCGCTGCATCTGCTGCTGGAGGAGGTCTGGCAACGTTATCAGCGCCCAATGCTGTTAGCGGAAACCGGTGCGGAAGGGGAAGCACGGGCCAACTGGCTGAACATTGTTGCTGATGAAGTGGAGCTGGCGCTGGAACAGGGAGTGGCAATGGAAGGCA of Pantoea alhagi contains these proteins:
- a CDS encoding O-acetyl-ADP-ribose deacetylase codes for the protein MHSRLRIIQGDITRQQVDVIVNAANSSLLGGGGVDGAIHRAAGPALLAECRQLAASRGGCPTGEAVLTGAGNLPARAVIHTVGPVWRGGGQGEAELLASAYNNSLQLAAEHRFATIAFPAISTGIYGYPKAAAATIALRTISQFLQQHDYPQQVWLVCFDEESYRLYRQHSEQADDGGAAAGE
- the mdoC gene encoding glucans biosynthesis protein MdoC, with protein sequence MRTKSHQREYFFDSIRAWLMLLGIPFHVSLIYSSHQWSVNSAEPSLWLTVFNDFIHAFRMQVFFVISGYFSFMLWLRYAPREWWKVRVERVGIPMLSAIPLITLPQFFILKEWTGKITGWPHFTAYEKYNTLVWELTSHLWFLLVLVIFTSLGLVLFRHLRAAEQNLTTAPGWLILTLAVLFYSLCWGAFRRLIFTFQPALLTDGLFNFAVMQTLFYLPFFWLGALVWRNPALKARFVRFNPWALIGSVLAFFAYMANQRYSSGEGWMYEIDAVVSMLMGLWMVNVVFSFGHRFLNAHSARITWLVNASLFIYLVHHPLTLLYGIFITPHIHNNALGFIAGLLFVFGIAFVLYEIHLRIPLLRFLFSGRKARP
- a CDS encoding beta-glucosidase, whose product is MRVTSSTVPSQRHQPSLFNSFFQGSFPCSTACRKEGKRLDMIISSGHDMLIHKDYAALVEHRLLTARDGARWYLIEKTPGEYDWSSFLPMVHAASQHGIQVIWEVAHFGYPDHLDIWSPGFVDAFARFARAMAEVMRNEGIEQPFFTPINQISFWSWAGAEVAWLNPYASGRGPALKKQLVRASLAAIAAIREIYPQARFVLTDPLVHVAPADHSAAAREEAQRQHLSQFDAWDMLCGKQCPELGGSPEALDIIGLNYYPDNQWLSNGSPLNATHAAWRPLHLLLEEVWQRYQRPMLLAETGAEGEARANWLNIVADEVELALEQGVAMEGISLYPVVEYPAWADDRRSPGPLFGLPDPNGSRTLYEPLALALRSQQIKLQNRAKG
- a CDS encoding phospholipase D-like domain-containing protein, with product MAEALYPQDNVTPADSRTRLARAVKPRTVQHPQHSGIHSLSDGLDAFAARYQLLSMAEERIDIQYYIWQNDMSGRLLFSALLEAADRGVQVRLLLDDNNTMGLDKTLSELNRHPNIEIRLFNPFSFRTLRALGYLSDFARLNRRMHNKSLTVDDMVTIVGGRNIGDEYFGAGKQPLFSDLDVMAIGPVVEEVAADFERYWQSKAVTAFSAVVDEAPDDSRAEVTLPEAWRDSEQVQRYMQRLQSCGYMSQLDSGELKMTWAPARLLSDDPRKGLGKARRATLLPQRMIEIIGRPQHQFDIISAYFVPTRAGVAQLLALVRSGVKIAILTNSLAANDVSVVHAGYAKWRKKLLRHGVKLYELKPQADSEEKPHDRGLTGNSGSSLHAKTFSVDNQKVFIGSFNFDPRSAVLNTEMGLLIESETLASNIHQRFVEEMRERAWTLRLDKWGRVNWVEYEGEPGEIVHKHEPKTRFYQRLLVRLVWRLPVEWLL